The following coding sequences are from one Brienomyrus brachyistius isolate T26 chromosome 15, BBRACH_0.4, whole genome shotgun sequence window:
- the LOC125708669 gene encoding collagen alpha-1(I) chain-like isoform X1, whose product MQVEDSSQAAVSNAAQEQGTTKGQPSNKKASVSEKSPEYLAQRFQGDGVRYKAKLIGVDDVVDAQGDKMCLDSMMKLKGQEMAARQRGLHKQRVWLKVSDTCVRIIDEKTGVVEHKHELERVSSVKKDDSQPRAFSYIYVHEGTFKLFFIKMANLADPVIEDIKDAFQIASAERCETLSTQQNNPCLLLDEHVAVPPKGLDVIDLFNPLPSSPAQLSALTSCQDELNSVFSVCNESSAPAMSTLEAATGFFGQSVAANLTTWGPAGQPSVSPPGSVGPWGPAGQPSVSPPGSVGPWGPAGQPSVSSPGSLGPWGPAGQPSVSSPGSLGPWGPAGQPSVSSPGSLGPWGPAGQPSVSSLGSLGPWDPAGQPSVPSLGSLGPWGPAGQPSAPSLRSLGPYGSAGQPSAPSPGSLGPWGPAGQPSVPSPGSLGPWGPAGQPSVPSPGSLGPWGPAGQPSAPSPGSLGPWGPAGQPSVSSPVSLGSWDQQQTGWAQPSMGPQTGAQPLGVWTQPAGSMGQVTTGFFTTAGQVSSSGEMMFPQLSVASMSEQHATLQNHPAQAGLHPVSNVFNSRPFDK is encoded by the exons CAGGGAGATGGCGTACGCTACAAGGCCAAACTCATCGGTGTGGACGACGTGGTTGATGCCCAGGGTGACAAAATGTGCCTGGATTCCATGATGAAGCTAAAG GGCCAGGAGATGGCAGCTCGCCAGCGGGGTCTTCACAAGCAGAGGGTGTGGCTGAAAGTCTCTGACACCTGCGTCCGAATCATCGATGAGAAGACCGGG GTAGTGGAGCACAAGCACGAGCTGGAGAGGGTCAGCTCTGTGAAGAAGGACGACTCCCAGCCCAGAGCCTTTTCCTACATCTACGTACACgaaggaaccttcaagctgttCTTCATCAAGATGGCCAATTTA GCTGATCCAGTTATAGAAGATATAAAAGATGCCTTCCAGATAGCATCTGCAGAAAGATGCGAGACGTTGTCCACACAA CAGAACAATccctgcctgcttctagatGAGCACGTGGCAGTTCCACCGAAG GGCCTTGATGTCATAGATCTCTTCAATCCTCTGCCTTCTTCTCCAGCTCAGCTTTCTGCCCTG ACTTCATGTCAAGATGAGCTTAACAGTGTCTTCTCTGTCTGCAATGAATCTTCTGCGCCTGCAATGTCAACTTTGGAAGCAG CAACAGGCTTTTTTGGCCAGTCAGTAGCGGCCAATCTGACAACCTGGGGCCCAGCAGGACAGCCCAGTGTCTCACCACCGGGGTCCGTTGGCCCCTGGGGCCCAGCAGGACAGCCCAGTGTCTCACCACCGGGGTCCGTTGGCCCCTGGGGCCCAGCAGGACAGCCCAGTGTCTCATCACCGGGGTCCCTTGGCCCCTGGGGCCCAGCAGGACAGCCCAGTGTCTCATCACCGGGGTCCCTTGGCCCCTGGGGCCCAGCAGGACAGCCCAGTGTCTCATCACCGGGGTCCCTTGGCCCCTGGGGCCCAGCAGGACAGCCCAGTGTCTCATCACTGGGGTCCCTTGGCCCCTGGGACCCAGCAGGACAGCCCAGTGTCCCATCACTGGGGTCCCTTGGCCCCTGGGGCCCGGCAGGACAGCCCAGTGCCCCATCACTGAGGTCACTTGGCCCTTATGGCTCAGCAGGACAGCCCAGTGCCCCATCACCGGGGTCCCTTGGCCCCTGGGGCCCAGCAGGACAACCCAGTGTCCCATCACCGGGGTCCCTTGGCCCCTGGGGCCCAGCAGGACAGCCCAGTGTCCCATCGCCGGGGTCCCTTGGCCCCTGGGGCCCAGCAGGACAGCCCAGTGCCCCATCACCGGGCTCCCTTGGCCCATGGGGCCCAGCAGGACAGCCCAGTGTCTCATCACCAGTGTCCCTTGGCTCCTGGGATCAGCAGCAGACTGGATGGGCTCAGCCCAGCATGGGGCCACAGACAGGTGCCCAGCCACTGGGCGTGTGGACTCAGCCAGCTGGGTCGATGGGCCAGGTGACAACTGGCTTCTTTACTACTGCTGGCCAAGTCTCCAGCTCTGGAGAAATGATGTTCCCACAACTCAGTGTGGCCTCAATGTCTGAGCAACATGCAACGCTGCAGAACCACCCAGCACAAGCAGGTCTGCATCCG GTTTCTAATGTCTTCAACAGCAGACCTTTTGATAAATAA
- the LOC125708669 gene encoding collagen alpha-1(I) chain-like isoform X3: MQVEDSSQAAVSNAAQEQGTTKGQPSNKKASVSEKSPEYLAQRFQGDGVRYKAKLIGVDDVVDAQGDKMCLDSMMKLKGQEMAARQRGLHKQRVWLKVSDTCVRIIDEKTGVVEHKHELERVSSVKKDDSQPRAFSYIYVHEGTFKLFFIKMANLADPVIEDIKDAFQIASAERCETLSTQQNNPCLLLDEHVAVPPKGLDVIDLFNPLPSSPAQLSALTSCQDELNSVFSVCNESSAPAMSTLEAGFFGQSVAANLTTWGPAGQPSVSPPGSVGPWGPAGQPSVSPPGSVGPWGPAGQPSVSSPGSLGPWGPAGQPSVSSPGSLGPWGPAGQPSVSSPGSLGPWGPAGQPSVSSLGSLGPWDPAGQPSVPSLGSLGPWGPAGQPSAPSLRSLGPYGSAGQPSAPSPGSLGPWGPAGQPSVPSPGSLGPWGPAGQPSVPSPGSLGPWGPAGQPSAPSPGSLGPWGPAGQPSVSSPVSLGSWDQQQTGWAQPSMGPQTGAQPLGVWTQPAGSMGQVTTGFFTTAGQVSSSGEMMFPQLSVASMSEQHATLQNHPAQAGLHPVSNVFNSRPFDK; the protein is encoded by the exons CAGGGAGATGGCGTACGCTACAAGGCCAAACTCATCGGTGTGGACGACGTGGTTGATGCCCAGGGTGACAAAATGTGCCTGGATTCCATGATGAAGCTAAAG GGCCAGGAGATGGCAGCTCGCCAGCGGGGTCTTCACAAGCAGAGGGTGTGGCTGAAAGTCTCTGACACCTGCGTCCGAATCATCGATGAGAAGACCGGG GTAGTGGAGCACAAGCACGAGCTGGAGAGGGTCAGCTCTGTGAAGAAGGACGACTCCCAGCCCAGAGCCTTTTCCTACATCTACGTACACgaaggaaccttcaagctgttCTTCATCAAGATGGCCAATTTA GCTGATCCAGTTATAGAAGATATAAAAGATGCCTTCCAGATAGCATCTGCAGAAAGATGCGAGACGTTGTCCACACAA CAGAACAATccctgcctgcttctagatGAGCACGTGGCAGTTCCACCGAAG GGCCTTGATGTCATAGATCTCTTCAATCCTCTGCCTTCTTCTCCAGCTCAGCTTTCTGCCCTG ACTTCATGTCAAGATGAGCTTAACAGTGTCTTCTCTGTCTGCAATGAATCTTCTGCGCCTGCAATGTCAACTTTGGAAGCAG GCTTTTTTGGCCAGTCAGTAGCGGCCAATCTGACAACCTGGGGCCCAGCAGGACAGCCCAGTGTCTCACCACCGGGGTCCGTTGGCCCCTGGGGCCCAGCAGGACAGCCCAGTGTCTCACCACCGGGGTCCGTTGGCCCCTGGGGCCCAGCAGGACAGCCCAGTGTCTCATCACCGGGGTCCCTTGGCCCCTGGGGCCCAGCAGGACAGCCCAGTGTCTCATCACCGGGGTCCCTTGGCCCCTGGGGCCCAGCAGGACAGCCCAGTGTCTCATCACCGGGGTCCCTTGGCCCCTGGGGCCCAGCAGGACAGCCCAGTGTCTCATCACTGGGGTCCCTTGGCCCCTGGGACCCAGCAGGACAGCCCAGTGTCCCATCACTGGGGTCCCTTGGCCCCTGGGGCCCGGCAGGACAGCCCAGTGCCCCATCACTGAGGTCACTTGGCCCTTATGGCTCAGCAGGACAGCCCAGTGCCCCATCACCGGGGTCCCTTGGCCCCTGGGGCCCAGCAGGACAACCCAGTGTCCCATCACCGGGGTCCCTTGGCCCCTGGGGCCCAGCAGGACAGCCCAGTGTCCCATCGCCGGGGTCCCTTGGCCCCTGGGGCCCAGCAGGACAGCCCAGTGCCCCATCACCGGGCTCCCTTGGCCCATGGGGCCCAGCAGGACAGCCCAGTGTCTCATCACCAGTGTCCCTTGGCTCCTGGGATCAGCAGCAGACTGGATGGGCTCAGCCCAGCATGGGGCCACAGACAGGTGCCCAGCCACTGGGCGTGTGGACTCAGCCAGCTGGGTCGATGGGCCAGGTGACAACTGGCTTCTTTACTACTGCTGGCCAAGTCTCCAGCTCTGGAGAAATGATGTTCCCACAACTCAGTGTGGCCTCAATGTCTGAGCAACATGCAACGCTGCAGAACCACCCAGCACAAGCAGGTCTGCATCCG GTTTCTAATGTCTTCAACAGCAGACCTTTTGATAAATAA
- the LOC125708669 gene encoding collagen alpha-1(I) chain-like isoform X2, whose product MQVEDSSQAAVSNAAQEQGTTKGQPSNKKASVSEKSPEYLAQRFQGDGVRYKAKLIGVDDVVDAQGDKMCLDSMMKLKGQEMAARQRGLHKQRVWLKVSDTCVRIIDEKTGVVEHKHELERVSSVKKDDSQPRAFSYIYVHEGTFKLFFIKMANLADPVIEDIKDAFQIASAERCETLSTQNNPCLLLDEHVAVPPKGLDVIDLFNPLPSSPAQLSALTSCQDELNSVFSVCNESSAPAMSTLEAATGFFGQSVAANLTTWGPAGQPSVSPPGSVGPWGPAGQPSVSPPGSVGPWGPAGQPSVSSPGSLGPWGPAGQPSVSSPGSLGPWGPAGQPSVSSPGSLGPWGPAGQPSVSSLGSLGPWDPAGQPSVPSLGSLGPWGPAGQPSAPSLRSLGPYGSAGQPSAPSPGSLGPWGPAGQPSVPSPGSLGPWGPAGQPSVPSPGSLGPWGPAGQPSAPSPGSLGPWGPAGQPSVSSPVSLGSWDQQQTGWAQPSMGPQTGAQPLGVWTQPAGSMGQVTTGFFTTAGQVSSSGEMMFPQLSVASMSEQHATLQNHPAQAGLHPVSNVFNSRPFDK is encoded by the exons CAGGGAGATGGCGTACGCTACAAGGCCAAACTCATCGGTGTGGACGACGTGGTTGATGCCCAGGGTGACAAAATGTGCCTGGATTCCATGATGAAGCTAAAG GGCCAGGAGATGGCAGCTCGCCAGCGGGGTCTTCACAAGCAGAGGGTGTGGCTGAAAGTCTCTGACACCTGCGTCCGAATCATCGATGAGAAGACCGGG GTAGTGGAGCACAAGCACGAGCTGGAGAGGGTCAGCTCTGTGAAGAAGGACGACTCCCAGCCCAGAGCCTTTTCCTACATCTACGTACACgaaggaaccttcaagctgttCTTCATCAAGATGGCCAATTTA GCTGATCCAGTTATAGAAGATATAAAAGATGCCTTCCAGATAGCATCTGCAGAAAGATGCGAGACGTTGTCCACACAA AACAATccctgcctgcttctagatGAGCACGTGGCAGTTCCACCGAAG GGCCTTGATGTCATAGATCTCTTCAATCCTCTGCCTTCTTCTCCAGCTCAGCTTTCTGCCCTG ACTTCATGTCAAGATGAGCTTAACAGTGTCTTCTCTGTCTGCAATGAATCTTCTGCGCCTGCAATGTCAACTTTGGAAGCAG CAACAGGCTTTTTTGGCCAGTCAGTAGCGGCCAATCTGACAACCTGGGGCCCAGCAGGACAGCCCAGTGTCTCACCACCGGGGTCCGTTGGCCCCTGGGGCCCAGCAGGACAGCCCAGTGTCTCACCACCGGGGTCCGTTGGCCCCTGGGGCCCAGCAGGACAGCCCAGTGTCTCATCACCGGGGTCCCTTGGCCCCTGGGGCCCAGCAGGACAGCCCAGTGTCTCATCACCGGGGTCCCTTGGCCCCTGGGGCCCAGCAGGACAGCCCAGTGTCTCATCACCGGGGTCCCTTGGCCCCTGGGGCCCAGCAGGACAGCCCAGTGTCTCATCACTGGGGTCCCTTGGCCCCTGGGACCCAGCAGGACAGCCCAGTGTCCCATCACTGGGGTCCCTTGGCCCCTGGGGCCCGGCAGGACAGCCCAGTGCCCCATCACTGAGGTCACTTGGCCCTTATGGCTCAGCAGGACAGCCCAGTGCCCCATCACCGGGGTCCCTTGGCCCCTGGGGCCCAGCAGGACAACCCAGTGTCCCATCACCGGGGTCCCTTGGCCCCTGGGGCCCAGCAGGACAGCCCAGTGTCCCATCGCCGGGGTCCCTTGGCCCCTGGGGCCCAGCAGGACAGCCCAGTGCCCCATCACCGGGCTCCCTTGGCCCATGGGGCCCAGCAGGACAGCCCAGTGTCTCATCACCAGTGTCCCTTGGCTCCTGGGATCAGCAGCAGACTGGATGGGCTCAGCCCAGCATGGGGCCACAGACAGGTGCCCAGCCACTGGGCGTGTGGACTCAGCCAGCTGGGTCGATGGGCCAGGTGACAACTGGCTTCTTTACTACTGCTGGCCAAGTCTCCAGCTCTGGAGAAATGATGTTCCCACAACTCAGTGTGGCCTCAATGTCTGAGCAACATGCAACGCTGCAGAACCACCCAGCACAAGCAGGTCTGCATCCG GTTTCTAATGTCTTCAACAGCAGACCTTTTGATAAATAA
- the si:ch73-40i7.2 gene encoding FYN-binding protein 1 → MEESVDVKALRDRFHAKTEMTDVKGAEIQRPPLQRFPRVILPLGPDASANGAARLKPTPVLPSMVPGPRLPPVHQLKQPVAEPESQGAARPIPPLGVFPRPPPSHRIVSVPQETRTSQPDRERQSGRVKAAGELLQNLSLKQPPMPEGLVTKAALPTPSSIRSQKSMAEVPPLLRTLPPEGMRPLKPKRPPYVNLDAFRRGPAGPPLPRRSTREKAERRSSPASSGRSSPSAPPRPPFKPSSMSQQHSVTHNEDDPDTYDDIDVLPPPPPPPPIKSSYKDFTQAAEDSDGGEIYETADEPEDITEPPPIKERMPKDVRQQPELGVKEQKERQKKENEYRKKFKLPKDVEVLNIARVTRDYQGGKSDLCVRQGDRVEIIQVKNTPEGKWLARTMAGNYGYISNTCVEVDYEEVKRRLLCKPSDMAFPEPPPEDANDLYYDVGTSDQLNSSENLDEDVYDDVDPLSDVFPPPPPEISLDLKKSKKQEKEEKEFRKKFKFEGPVQVKYKMMVDPNTSTKKGSGKDLTLNPGEILEVIQFVNDRKALCRNGQGKYGFVPRGILLQEEGDIYDDVDSNKDVYDNDPSTT, encoded by the exons ATG GAGGAGAGTGTGGATGTCAAAGCCTTGAGGGACAGATTTCACGCGAAGACAGAAATGACCGACGTCAAAGGTGCTGAAATCCAAAGACCTCCGCTGCAGAGATTTCCGAGAGTCATTCTGCCGCTGGGACCTGACGCTTCTGCAAATGGAGCTGCCAGACTTAAACCAACACCAGTTCTTCCATCGATGGTGCCTGGACCTCGTCTGCCTCCAGTTCACCAGCTCAAGCAACCTGTGGCGGAACCCGAGTCCCAGGGTGCTGCACGGCCGATCCCACCACTCGGTGTCTTCCCAAGACCGCCTCCTTCCCACCGGATTGTCTCAGTACCTCAGGAGACCAGAACATCTCAGCCGGACAGGGAGAGACAGTCAGGGAGAGTCAAAGCTGCCGGGGAACTTCTGCAGAACCTATCGTTGAAGCAACCACCCATGCCAGAAGGACTGGTCACCAAGGCAGCACTCCCGACCCCGTCCTCAATCCGCAGCCAGAAGAGCATGGCTGAAGTGCCCCCACTACTGCGGACCCTGCCTCCGGAGGGGATGCGGCCTCTCAAGCCGAAGCGCCCCCCCTACGTCAACCTGGATGCTTTCCGCAGAGGGCCGGCTGGCCCTCCCCTCCCTAGGCGCTCTACGCGAGAGAAGGCAGAGA GACGCAGTAGCCCGGCCTCTTCTGGGAGAAGCAGCCCCTCTGCTCCACCAAGGCCTCCATTTAAACCAAGCTCCATGAGCCAGCAGCACTCTGTCAC ACACAATGAGGATGACCCGGACACGTATGACGACATTGACGTTcttcccccacccccgccgCCTCCCCCCATAAAGTCCTCTTACAAAG ACTTTACGCAGGCAGCTGAG gataGTGATGGAGGGGAAATCTATGAAACAGCTGATGA ACCTGAAGACATTACTGAGCCTCCTCCCATCAAAGAGCGGATGCCTAAGGATGTGAGACAGCAGCCTGAGCTGGGAGTGAAGgaacagaaggaaagacagaagaaGGAGAACGAGTACCGCAAAAAATTTAAG CTCCCTAAGGACGTGGAGGTCCTTAACATAGCCAGGGTCACTCGTGACTACCAGGGCGGGAAGAGCGACCTGTGTGTGCGGCAGGGGGACCGAGTGGAGATCATCCAGGTGAAGAACACCCCTGAGGGCAAGTGGCTAGCAAGGACAATGGCCGGCAACT ACGGCTACATCAGCAACACCTGCGTGGAAGTGGACTATGAGGAAGTGAAGCGAAGGCTGCTGTGTAAACCCAGCGACATGGCCTTCCCTGAACCACCCCCTGAGGACGCGAATGACCTCTATTACGATGTGGGCACGTCGGACCAGCTGAACAG cAGTGAAAATTTGGATGAAG ATGTGTATGACGATGTGGATCCCTTGTCAGACgtgttcccccccccaccaccagaaaTCAG TCTGGACCTAAAGAAAAGCAAGAAACAGGAGAAGGAAGAAAAAGAATTTAGAAAAAAGTTTAAG TTTGAAGGACCTGTACAAGTGAAGTATAAGATGATGGTTGACCCAAACACCTCCACGAAGAAGGGATCCGGAAAGGACCTGACTCTGAATCCGGGTGAAATCCTAGAAGTCATTCAGTTTGTGAACGACAGGAAAGCACTGTGTCGTAATGGACAGGGGAAAT ATGGGTTTGTGCCAAGAGGGATCCTGCTGCAAGA AGAAGGGGACATTTATGATGATGTTGATAGTAATAAAG ATGTATATGACAACGACCCTAGCACCACCTGA
- the pex11g gene encoding peroxisomal membrane protein 11C isoform X1, with the protein MANSLESLVNLLESYRGRDKVIRTLCYGSLLAGGIVSQRGPGSSQLGNRLLLFSSQLSDCRTVLRLFDDLSMFAYTWSYGLGVSEEDAGVRWICVINNLADQLYYPLEHIAWAADARLIGVKSARWWTLSTLMWAVSLLMNILRSVRVILLLRKKMRKNRRTNQREGSEAAVSRSTEVQQQVHSEVLSIFSSMADLSNAIHWLPPGFLWSSRFPHWLVGLMGTVSSLIGLYQTYSGRRAND; encoded by the exons ATGGCAAATTCATTGGAATCGCTAGTAAATTTGCTGGAGTCTTATAGGGGAAGAGACAAAGTG ATTAGAACTCTGTGCTACGGGTCCCTGTTAGCTGGTGGGATCGTTTCCCAGAGAGGACCAGGATCGTCACAGCTGGGAAACAGACTGCTGCTGTTTTCATCTCAGCTCAGCGACTGTCGCACCGTCCTGCGTCTCTTCGATGACCTTTCCATGTTCGCTTACACTTGGAGTTACGGCTTAGGCGTCTCT GAGGAAGATGCGGGAGTGCGCTGGATATGCGTGATTAATAATCTGGCCGATCAGTTGTACTACCCATTGGAGCACATTGCATGGGCTGCTGATGCTCGGCTCATCGGCGTTAAGTCCGCGAGGTGGTGGACGCTGAGCACGTTGATGTGGGCCGTATCGCTGCTGATGAACATTCTCAG GTCAGTCAGAGTCATTCTGCTGCTGAGGAAGAAGATGAGGAAAAATAggagaaccaatcagagagagggGAG TGAGGCCGCGGTGAGTAGGAGCACTGAGGTCCAGCAGCAGGTGCACAGCGAAGTTCTCTCTATCTTCTCCAGTATGGCCGACCTGAGCAACGCGATCCATTGGCTGCCTCCGGGTTTTCTCTGGTCCAGCCGATTCCCTCATTGGCTAGTGGGACTTATGGGCACAGTGTCGTCTCTGATTGGCTTATACCAGACATATTCTGGTAGAAGGGCTAATGACTAG
- the pex11g gene encoding peroxisomal membrane protein 11C isoform X2, producing the protein MANSLESLVNLLESYRGRDKVIRTLCYGSLLAGGIVSQRGPGSSQLGNRLLLFSSQLSDCRTVLRLFDDLSMFAYTWSYGLGVSEEDAGVRWICVINNLADQLYYPLEHIAWAADARLIGVKSARWWTLSTLMWAVSLLMNILRSVRVILLLRKKMRKNRRTNQREGSHTLLPTITNTFINSAVGTCSTGGIPAWMGYQPVYIYLLFNIFLLFLLFKKIWCENNF; encoded by the exons ATGGCAAATTCATTGGAATCGCTAGTAAATTTGCTGGAGTCTTATAGGGGAAGAGACAAAGTG ATTAGAACTCTGTGCTACGGGTCCCTGTTAGCTGGTGGGATCGTTTCCCAGAGAGGACCAGGATCGTCACAGCTGGGAAACAGACTGCTGCTGTTTTCATCTCAGCTCAGCGACTGTCGCACCGTCCTGCGTCTCTTCGATGACCTTTCCATGTTCGCTTACACTTGGAGTTACGGCTTAGGCGTCTCT GAGGAAGATGCGGGAGTGCGCTGGATATGCGTGATTAATAATCTGGCCGATCAGTTGTACTACCCATTGGAGCACATTGCATGGGCTGCTGATGCTCGGCTCATCGGCGTTAAGTCCGCGAGGTGGTGGACGCTGAGCACGTTGATGTGGGCCGTATCGCTGCTGATGAACATTCTCAG GTCAGTCAGAGTCATTCTGCTGCTGAGGAAGAAGATGAGGAAAAATAggagaaccaatcagagagagggGAG CCATACACTATTACCAACTATTACCAACACTTTTATAAACTCAGCAGTTGGCACCTGCAGCACAGGTGGGATaccagcctggatgggataccaaccTGTCTACATTTAtcttttatttaatatatttttattgtttttattgtttaaaaaaatatggtGTGAGAACAATTTTTAG